The bacterium (Candidatus Blackallbacteria) CG13_big_fil_rev_8_21_14_2_50_49_14 genome segment TCGGCGGTCCTGTAGGGGACGCGGGTTTAACGGGACGTAAAATCATTGTCGATACCTATGGGGGCTATGCCCCGCATGGGGGCGGAGCATTCTCAGGCAAAGATCCCACCAAAGTCGATCGCTCTGCCAGCTACGCCGCACGTTATGTCGCCAAAAACATCGTTGCAGCAGGCTTGGCAAGCCATTGCCAAATTCAATTGAGCTACGCCATTGGAGTGGCTCACCCTGTGTCAGTCAGAGTAGACACTTTTGGCACAGGCCGCATCTCTGAAGAAAAAATTCAGGAATTGGTCAATGAACACTTTGAGTTGCGCCCAGCCGGTATTATTCATACCCTGAATCTGCGCCGCCCAATTTATCGCCAGACCGCCAGTTACGGACACTTTGGCCGTGATGACCTGGATCTTCCCTGGGAGCATACCAATAAAGCAGAGATTTTAGCCCAGGCTTTACTCTAAAATTTTAACCTGCTCGAATTGAAAAGGCCCTGATGGAGCAAAACCGTCAGGGCCTTGAACGTGTTACACTGAAGCACAATAGCGATACCGGCTCTAAAGCGTTCTAACGAGAATTAAAACCTTGCCGGAAATGACACTGCTTCCAGTGCGCATAGAAAGGAATCCCACCATGTCCGAGCAGCACACACTGCTCCTGCAAACCCTGACCAGCCTGCACGCAGGTTCAGGGAAAACACAGGCCACCCTTTTAAATTCACTCTTACGAGATTCAGACACCGGTCTGCCTCAGATTTCAGCATCAACCGTCAAGGGTGCTTTGCGCAAAAAAATACGCGACAATTTTTATCCCGAACTACAAGCCCAGGAGAACTGGAAAAGCGCAGCAAATCAAGACTCACGCCTGATCAGTATTTTTGGCGTAAAAGAAGAACCTGAGTCGGCTGGAGTAGAATTTCAATCTGCACAACTATTAGCTCTGGCCTTACGCAGCGCCAAAAATATTTGGTGTCTGGTATGCTCTCCCTCAACCCTCCAGGCTTTTGCCCAGAGTTTGGGCCAGGAACTTCCCGCTTTGCCTGTTCCCGAAAAGAATCAGGTTTTCTGTGCTCAGAAAAGTCCTTTGTTGCTTGAGCCCAACAGTCTGGTAATTGAAGATTTGGAGTTTCAGGTCAAAGGAGACTGGGCAGAAGGTTTGACCTGGTTAGAAAAAACACTCCCCGAAGGATCTGTCCGCACAGTGATGAACCGCATGGTACTGGTCAGTGATCCGTGTTTAAAAATGCTTGCGCAAAGTAAAACTGAAATTATGGATTTTCCAGGCACCCAGAAACAGGCCCAAGAAGTTGAGTTTTTACCCGCAGAAAGTATTCTGTACAGTCCCATTAAGACCGCAGAACACCACCCTGCACTCAAGAACCTATCAGAACATTGTCCTGCATATATCAGTTTGGGGGCCTATCAAACCCTGGGTAAAGGTCTTTGCGCCGTCACCCTGCTGAGCCCCCAAGGAGAAAATTAACCATGACACACACCGAACTTCCGCTGGAAGATAGCAACCAAACTCAAGAACAGCCCCATTCTGAAACTTTGGAATCTTTAGAATCCAATCAGAATGCAATGCCCGCTCAAGCTGAAGTCAGCCAAGCTGAAGTCTCAGAAAGCGTGCAAACAGAGGCCGAAACAGCGACTTCAAAACAAAAACCAAACCGCTCAAAACACCGTCCCAATAAAAACCGCCCACCCGCTGCTGGCGCGAAGAAGCAAACACCTCCAGCCATGATTTCTTATCAAATCGGCGAAATCTTGAAACGCCTTCAGCAAAAACCTGGTATTTTACAAGCCTATCTTGAAGATGCCCGCCTCCTTTACCTGCAAATTCGCCAGTGGGGTTTGGGTTCAAGCCTTGCGCTATTGCTTTCAGACCCTCAAACCAAACGCAAACAACGCTTGTATTGGGATCTGTCCAAATGGCTCCTCAAAGAGCGGAAAATAAAAGGCAAAAACAATCGCAGTCTGATAGAAAGCGTAATCTATGGAGATTCTTTCTATTTGATGCGTGCCACTGAAGCCAGTCTGGATTTTCTGCAGGAAATTTTAGAAACCTCTGAACAGGACAGCTTGCGCGCAAAAACTTCAAAGCCACACAAACCCGTTCAAACCACTGAACCCGTTCAATCCAACGAACCTGTTCAATCCAACGAACCTGTTCAATCCAACGAACCCGTTCAATCCAACGAACCTGTTCAAGCCAACGAACCCGTTCAAGCCAACGAACCTGTTCAAGCCAACGAACCTGTTCAATCCAACGAACCTGTTCAAACCAACGAACCTGTTCAAACCAACGAACCCGTTCAAGCCACTGAACCCGTTCAAACCAACGAACCTGTTCAAGCCAACGAACCCGTTCAATCCAACGAACCTGTTCAAACTGAAGAAGAATCCAGGAGTACCGTCAACCATGCTTGAAGATCAAGACACACTTACCACAGAAACCCAGGAAGCAACTTCAAGTTTAAGCCCAGAAATGCCTGCAAGTGAGGCACAAGCGCCTCTTGAAGCAGCACCTGAATCAAAACCCGAACATGCTGAAGAACAGAAGCCCTTGCCCACAGCACCGGTAAGAACCTTGCCTTTTATCGCACTCCCGATCAGCACCAGCCAATTGCTCAAGAAAAAAGGCTGTACACATCCCGGCCTGCAAGCAGGAGCCCATGCCAGCCTCTTGACCATGGTAAACCGCAAACTGGAATTTGATTCGAATCCTGAGCAACTTAAAAAAATCTGGCAAAAAACAGCGCACACGCTGAACAATACCCCCGAACTGAAACAGGAATGGGAAACCCAGAAGCAAAAACGTCAAACCGTATTGACCGCACTGAATGCGCGTGTTTTTACACTGCAGACGCAATCCTCTCTTTGGGTTGAAACCCGCCAAGCCTTGGGGCAAACGGGTTTGGATCTCCATCCACTCTATGGATTTCCCTATTTGCCTTCGGCCCGCCTCAAAGGCCTCATTCGGCGTTATGCAGAAACCCATTGGCTGCCTCAGCAAGCAAATCAGGCAGAAGCCCAAGCCCAAATCCAGTCACTTTTAGGGCATCCCACCCGCAAAGGGGGCGACTCAGGCAGTCTGGTCATTCATGATGCTTGGCCAGAAAACTGGCCCAACGTTCAAACGGATCTTAGCGCCTGTCATCACCGTCCCTATTATCAGCGCAGAGACGCTGCCGGAGACTGGCAAACACCTGATCCCCGCTACTTCCTCAGTTTAAGAGGAGGAGCCCGTTTCAGTTTCGCACTCTCCAGCCATCGCCCAGATCAAACAGAGCATGTGGAATTGGCCGAAACCTGGCTAAAAGAAGCCTTAAGTGTTGTGGGTTATGGAAGTGGCAGCGCTTCAGGTTATGGGCTGATGAAAGCTGCTGGCAGCACACCCTCAGAAGCTCAGGGAACCCAGTTCAGCACACAGCTCAGTCTGAATACACCTGGTTTTTACCGTGGAAGTTCAGCCCGCTCTGAAGACTGTCAATTGCGTCCCTCCAGTCTGCGTGGACTTTTGCGTTGGTGGTGGCGCTCCCTTCACAGTGGCTTCCTTCCCCAACGCTCCTTGCTTCTGCTCGAAAACGCACTCTGGGGAAACAGAGGCAAAAAAGCAGCCATTCGCCTGGAAATCGTTCCAACGGGCCCCAGTCAGGCCCGGCGCTTTCATGAACATGATTTGGTGCGCCAGCTTCCTGCACCTGATCACCCCAAAACAAAACCAGGCCTGAGCTATCTGACCTATGGCACGGGAGAACATCAGGAACGGGCCTATTATTTGGCTGCTGGAACCCAGTGGCAAATAAAACTGAGCTGCGATACCGCCTATTTATTGGGCAATGCCGAAAAACACAAGCTTCAGATTCCCGCTGAAATGGTTCTGGAACAGGCCAAAGCGGCTCTTTGGCTGCTCAGTCACTATGGCGGCAGTGGACAAAGAATGCGCAAAGGCTTGGGAAACTTTCAAACTCCCATTGAATTGAATGAGTCGCTCAACCATTGGTTAGAAAACGCTGAACAATTGCGTGAACACTGCGGGTTCAATACGCAGTTTCAGGAGGAACAGTGTGAAACACCTTCTTTGGTTCAAAGAATTGAACCTGAAGAGCTGCTTACCCCCTGGAAAAACGAATGGTTTGCCTTGCATCAATTGGGCATTGCCTACCAAAGTTTCATGCAAAAACACAAACACCAGGCGCTCAAACAAGGTCTGGGACTGCCACGCATGATCGGGGAACCCGTACAGGGTGAATTTACAGCCCTCGCTCCGGTTAAAGAACGCCATGCTTCTCCTCTGTTTATGCATTTTTCACGGCAGGCCGAAACCAACCGTTTGATCCTGCGTCTGGTGGCCTTTCCAAGTAAACATCTGCCTGACACGGCCAGCAGCCAAAAGCTTCTGGAAGAATTCTGTCAGCATATTCTGCATGAAATGCGCCAACAAATCGAAACCTGGCCCTTAGAGCCCGAACTGCGTCTCAATCTTGATGAACGCAGAAGCCCAAGCGGGAGAAAAGATCTGCGTCCGGCAAGAAGGCCAAGTTTTACAAAACCCAGTGGCGAAAGCGGCGAATCAAGCGAAAACCGGCCCCCGCGTCGTGAGTTTAAACCCAGACTCCCACGTGCTGAAGGCAGTGAAGCTGCGCCACGTCGTTTTGCCCGCCCTGAGCGCTCAGATGATAAGCCTTTCCGTCCCCGGAAAGACATGCCCCTCAAACCCACACGACCAGCAGCACCCAAACCCCTTCAAGCTGGCGACCGGGTCGAAGCCACCCTGCTTGAAGAGCGCACGAAAAAAGGGGGGTGGAAAGCTCTGCATGGCAAATCCAAACTCAGTGGCCCGATTGTCAATTCAGGCCTGGTACCTGGCGAATCAGGTGTTGGCGATGCCATTACCTTGATCGTGCATTCAGTCAATCGCTTTGAAATGGCTTTCCGCGTGCCCACAGCAGCTGATGATGCCGCTGAAAAGGGCAAGAAAAAGAAAGTCCGTTCGGAGAGCTGATTGCCCGTATCTTTCCCCAGCTTTCCTGCCGCCTGGTATTTTGAACAACCAGAGACCAGGCGGCAGGAGCTTATTCAGGCGCTGCAGACAGAAGGAGCAATCCTGCTGAAAAACTTCCCCCTTGAAAGCAGCCATTCACAATTGGAGCTATTTGCACAAGACCTGGGCAACCCACTTCATGAAGCCCACAATCTTCAGGGCGGAATGCTTTGCCTGATTGAAGTCGATCAAAGCACCCCCTATCCAGCTTACGCCAATACCCCCTTTGAATTTGAACTGCATACCGATTGTGCAGACCAGCAAACCCCGCCTGATACCGTCGTTTTACAATGCGAGCAAAAATCAGAAACCGGCGGTGAAAGTTATTTTCTACGTCTTTCCACCCTTTTGGCCCATCTTTCAGAGGATGAACGCAGCGCGCTTCAGAAACCAGATTTTCATTTTCGCAATCAAAAATTTCCGATTTTATCATCTACAACTTCTGGCTGGCAGATCCGCTACAATCGTCTGTATCAGGAAATTCATCGCCAGTCCCTTTCCCAAGAAGTGGGGGAGCAGGAAAGATTATTGAACCAATTGGATCAGAAAATGCGGGAGCTGAGAGAGGTTTTTCAGCTCCAGACGGGGGATTGCTGGATACTGAACAATAAACAAAACCTGCATGGTCGCGCAGAATTTGAAGCCAAGTCACTGAGAAAGCTCAAACGTATTCGACTGAATTTGCATATTTAATGGTTTTTTGGGTATAAAGAAAGTATTGAGCGAAACAAGGAGAAAACCGGATGCAAGTAAACCAACCTCCCAATCCCCAAGAATGGCTGAAAGGTATCACCGCCCGTCCTGCCCAAGGTATTCCCGAAGCCCCCCCTGGTGCTTCCCCTCCTGCAGCAGAAGCCCCCCCTACCCTGTCTAAGGACCATCAAAAAATCAGGATCGGCATGGACAAAGGGAGTGGAATCTTCAAAATCTTCGAATCCAATCCCCGTGAAACCATCGATCAATTGCGCAATGCCAGAGGGCCTGCGCGTGATCAACTGCTCCTGGGTTTTCAAAAAGAACTCGATCAGATGGATAAAAAAGAACTGGCCTTTGCCCGCAACTATCTGATTGATCTAATGGCCTCTCCCGATAATAAAGACGATCAGTTTTTGGGTGTCTTACTTAAAACCGTCAATCGCGAACTGGATTCACGCCCAGATGTAGAGTTCAACCCTATTCCACGTCCGCTCAAACCAACGCATCCCCCAGATTTTCGTCTGGACTAACCCAGTCTAAATCTGTGCAAACAGGTATAACGGGAACCCTCTGATGATAATTCTGATTGCAGCAATTCAATCTGGCCAGCCTCCCAAACAGAGGCTGGTCTTTCGCTTGAAAAAAATGCAGGCAAGCGATACGGAGCTTCTAATTTTTGGCGAATTCGCCCCAAGGTCAGATGGGGGTGATAGGCTCTTTTTTCACGGGCAAACCCCAAAGTTTCAAGAACCTTTTCCAGTTCTTTATGCATAGCCAAGAGTTCCACTTCAGGTGTAAGCCCCCAAAAGACAACCTGTGCTGATTCAGGTTTAGGAAAAACACCGGGTTCAGATAAATTCAATCCCAAGGGCTGAAACTGGGCAAACACGCGCTCAAGTTTGGGAACCATGCGCTGCATTCGATTCAAAGAAGTATCACCTAAAAATTTGAGAGTGAGATGCATTTGCACCGGGCGCACCCATGAAGTGCGTATACCGGGGTTCAAAGATTTTAAAAGCGCTTGAGCAGCAAGAGCCTGCTCAAGCAATTCCTCAGGCAAAGGAATTCCCAAAAAAAGACGTAAAAGCGTTTGCTTATCAGGTGGCATATTTGATGCGCTGATTGGCTCCACGCATCCGACGGCTGAGAATTTCTGAAACCCCAAACATAAATTTTGCGGCAGTGGTGGGGTCTTTCTGCAACATATCCTCATAATCATCGCGGGTCAGCCGAAACACCTCACCAGCCTCACGGGCCGTGATAGAAGCAGAACGGGGTTGACGATCCAAAAACGACATTTCCCCAAAGATCAAACCCGGACCGGCCACAAAAAAGGTTAAATCTTCGCCACTGCGGCTGGTAGAAGAAACCTGAAAGGCGCCCTGAATAATCACGTAAAGATGTTCCTCTTCATCGCCTTCACTGAAAACCAGATCTTCGGGTTCATATTTCAGAATATCTGCGCGCTTCATCACTTCAAAGATTTCACGTTCACTCATCTGAGAAAAGATTTTGAGCGATTTCAAATCTTGAAGTTTTTGCAGGATCAGTTGTTTTTGCTGTTCATCGATGCTCATGTCTGCTCCTCTTGCTTGGATTTATGGGTCAGACTGCGAATATAATCGATGGATTCATCATGGGCCCGGCCTTCCTGACGTAAAACCCGATAGGCATCTAAATATTCCTGAGGCAAAGAATCCAGATCCTGTTTTTCTTTTACAAAGGCCATCGACTCATCATGGCTATAACCTTCTTCACGGTAGTGATCATAGGTATTCTGGTATTGAGGTTCCAGCATTTTGACTTCGGTCTGGCGATCCGATGGCCGGGGTTTGGTTGTTGCTTTCTGCTGGCCAGAAAACACATCGCGCATATTGCCGAGAAAGGAGCCCAAAATTCCATTGAGTTCACGGTTCAGACCATCTACATTATAGGCCTTTTGCACGGCCTCCTGATAATCCAGTTGGGCCCGTTCGATCTTGCCAAAATCGATATTGTGGTCCACCACTTCAATCACGTCACTGAGAATCTGCTCATCCAAAACATTGACCACCTTGCGCAGGGTCACTGCCAATTGCTCAACATCCAATTCATTGCCAAAATACTGTCCCAGCTTCTCTTCCAGTTCAAGCGAAAGTTTAAATACCCTTTTCAGCTCAATTTTGTGCATATTCAACTGCTGCGCCAAACTTTTAAGCTGCTCTTTGTTTTCAAGATGAGGCCGAACGATCGTTGCATTGAAATAGCGCACAGGCATGACAATCGACTGTAAATTACGTTGCAGCTTTTGTCTGCTTTCAGGATTGTTTTTGAACTCATTGATCGAATGATGAAGTTTTTCTTTGAACTCAGCCAAAGCCTCCTCAGGATTGCGTCCACCTAAAACCCTGCGAAGCATATCTTTTAACCCTGCCACGTGAAATCCTCCCTGTCGATCCGTTTTACGGACACATCATAATCTCTACTTTTAATGGTACTATGCGAAGCATGGATAAGCCAAGCCTGATGCCAGTTTTCTCAACCTCACGCTTAAATTTGAGCGTATTGACACATAAAAAATAAACCAGGCCCGAAATCAAGCCTGGTCTATTTAAAAAGTCAATTTTCAACTTATTTGAGAGAAACCAACTGTTGTTTCAAAAGCACCAGTTGTTCAGGACTCAATAGTTTGCGAATCGCCAAGAAATGGTCAAGAGACTCAGCTTTCAGCTTCGACTCCAGGGCCAGTTTTTCTTGAAGCAATCTGCGCACCAAATTGGGATTAGAAGCGGGCGACATTAAAAGCCGTTGAATCTCTTCCTGTTTTTGTTGAGCTTCTGCCTTCAGAACAATTGCCTTTTTGTTAAACTCAAGACGCAGAATATTGATCTTTTTGATTTGCTCTGAACTCAGATCCAAAGACTTCCAATCAATGGTAGAAGGAACTGCAGCAGGTTTATCGGATGCATCTTTCGCCAAAGATGGCGCGGCAAACACCCCGAGGCCGAAAACAAGACTGGCAGCAAAAGCCAGAATTCTTGAGGACAATTTTGTATTGTTCATAACCTCTCACCTACCCTCCTATTAAATTAGTATAGTCGTCAACGCTCAAATTATCCAGAGAATCATCGGAATTTGCAAATAATATATCTTCCGGCTGATTTTCCAATTGAATCACATGATCTGTGGGAACGACTGCTGAAATTCCTGCTTCCTGAGTGGAAGACGTTTGAGTATCCAGCATATGCTGGGAGAAAGAAACCAAAAGACCAAAGAAAGCAATCCCAGCCACCATGCGTGCATAACGGCCGCGTAAAAACATCGGAATTGCAAAAACTTTCTGTTTACGAACCTGAATCTCCTCAGGCTGAGGAAAGACCAGAATATCGGCTTGATCCAGACGGGCTTCGAGCGCACTGAAAAATGTTTCAGAGGCTTCGGGTACAGGCAAGGCCTGCAGCGCACGTTCCAGAACCTTTTCGTTCTGAGCCGTAACCGCATCCACCTGATCCAGGCGAGCTTCGAGCGCACTGAAAAATGTTTCAGAGGCTTCGGGTACAGGCAAAGCCTGCAGTGCACGCGACAAACTGTCAAAATGAGAGCTTTCGGATTGAGTTTCTGGTTCAGCGGATTCTGGTAGAGCAGACATCACGCGCGTTACAAAGTCAGAAGAAAAATCTGCGGGAGTTGGAAGAGCTTGAATCGCTTGAGACAAAACAGTGAAATTGTGAAGATGGGTCTGAGCAGTTTCAGAAAAACCGGGTTCTTCAGGAGCCCACTCACTGTCAGAAAAGGCTGAAAGATTTTCAAAATCTTCGCTGGGCTCTTCCTGTTCCCACCCCAAGGTATCGAGGCGGGCAAAGATTCCAGATTCAAAATCCATAGGGGGGGTCGCAAGATTCTTACAGGCCCGTGAAAGCGACTCCATATTGCGTACATCTACCAGAGCAGGAAAGTGCTCTCCTAAACAATTCTGAACCTCTTCAATCTGGGATCCAGTCAGTTCTTGATCCAGATAGGCGGAAAGATCATCAAAGGGCAAACCATCGTTGTTTAACATCAGACTTTTCTTTCCTCCTTTTCTTTCAGATAAACAGACAATTTAGAAATCAATTTTTCACGTGCACGGGCAATCCGTGACTTGACCGTACCCAAAGAAATATCCATGGCATAGGCGATTTCTTCATAGGACATGCCTTGAATCTCACGCATAATAATCACAGCGCGGTGAGAAGGCGGCAATTCACGTATCGCATCTTCAAGATGTTCCTGCCACTCGGTACGTAAGAGTTCTTCTTCAGGCAAGAGACCTGGGGCCTCCATTTCCATCTGAATACTGTCTCCGTCTTCAAGACGCAGATCATCATCCAACGAAAAAGCAATCTGATTGCCTTTTTGGCGCATCCGATCCCGAAAAGCATTGACGACAATACGATGTAACCAACTCCGAAAGGCAGCAGGAGACTTCAGCTTCCGAATTGATTGATAGACCTTTACCCAGACTTCCTGGGCCACGTCTTCAATTTCTTCTTTATCCTGCAAGAGCCGGTAAAGCACGGCGAACACCATGCCTTGGTAAGCTTTCACCAATTCCATAAAGGCTTGGCGATCGCCCTCCTGGCACTGCCGGATGAGCTGTTCCTGTTGTTCCTTCAGGGCACTGTTTATCATACTCACTTCGCAATGTCCTTTCTGGTATTTAATGTGACGTGGATCATGGCAGAAAGGTTCCCGTATTCCTCAAGTTTTTTAACAAAAAAAAGACAGCTTCTCGCAAAGACCCTATCTAAGCA includes the following:
- a CDS encoding RNA 2',3'-cyclic phosphodiesterase, with amino-acid sequence MIMRICCRKTPPLPQNLCLGFQKFSAVGCVEPISASNMPPDKQTLLRLFLGIPLPEELLEQALAAQALLKSLNPGIRTSWVRPVQMHLTLKFLGDTSLNRMQRMVPKLERVFAQFQPLGLNLSEPGVFPKPESAQVVFWGLTPEVELLAMHKELEKVLETLGFAREKRAYHPHLTLGRIRQKLEAPYRLPAFFSSERPASVWEAGQIELLQSELSSEGSRYTCLHRFRLG
- a CDS encoding RNA polymerase subunit sigma, coding for MINSALKEQQEQLIRQCQEGDRQAFMELVKAYQGMVFAVLYRLLQDKEEIEDVAQEVWVKVYQSIRKLKSPAAFRSWLHRIVVNAFRDRMRQKGNQIAFSLDDDLRLEDGDSIQMEMEAPGLLPEEELLRTEWQEHLEDAIRELPPSHRAVIIMREIQGMSYEEIAYAMDISLGTVKSRIARAREKLISKLSVYLKEKEERKV